The DNA region TGCTCGGCAGCGTTTCGCAAAAGGTCACCAATCTCGCCCCGTGTACGGTGGTCGTGGTGCCCTGAGGCGGGCGACCGTCATCCGGCACATGATACAGATCAAGGCGGGAACGGGCCCTCCCGCCTCATATGGCGCAGACGCTAGCGGTATCCGCCGGCAAACCAGGCGCCCCTTATGCGGTTCTTCGATTTCAGCGCCTTCATGTTCAACCATAAGGAGTTGACGGAGCGCTTCTGGCATTCGGCCCTGCTGCTCTGGCGCGACCGCAAAAGCTGGGCCGTTGCGCTCGGCACGTGCCTCCTCATCATCGTCCTGCTCCAACTCGTGGTGCAGGTGCTGCTCAATCTCTGGAACCGTAACTTCTTCGACGCGCTCGAGAAGCGCGATGCGGCCACGCTCTGGTATCAGGCCAAGATGTTCGTCCCGCTGGCCGCCTTCAGCGTATTGCTCGCGGCGACGTCGGTATGGGCGCGCATGACCGCGCAACGCGGCTGGCGCGAGGCTCTCACGCGCCGCGTCGTCGGCCGATGGCTGCAGAACGATCGCTTCCGCCATCTCAACGGCATGGTGAAGGGCACCGAGAACCCCGAATATCGGATCGCGGTCGACATCCGTGTCGCCACCGACGCGCCGATCGATCTGCTGCTGGCCTTCGTGACGTCGCTTCTGACCGCCTTCACGTTCTTCGGCGTGCTGTGGACCATCGGCGGCAGCCTCGCCGTGCCCGTTTTCGGCGTCACGATCACTATCCCCGGCTATCTGGTGATCGGCGTCATCCTCTATTCGGGCGCGATGTCGACATTGATGATGTTCGTCGGTCATCACATGACCGGAGTCATCGAGCGCATGAACCAGTCGGAAGCGGAGTTCCGCGCCGCCGCCGACGCCTTTCGCGGCGAAAAGGTCGCCGAAGACGCCAAGCCGATCGACGGCGAGAAGCGCAACGCGCTATGGCTGCGGCTGCAGGCGGTGCTGCTGTGGTGGCGCGAATTTTGCTGGCAGCTGGTGCGCACCACGCTCATTTCGCACAGCAATTTCCTGCTGGCGCCGGTCGTGGCCTGGCTCCTGTGCGTGCCGAAATACTTGAGCGGCGCGATGACGCTCGGCGAGCTGACCCAATCCGCCGCCGCCTTCGTCACGGTGCAAAGCGCGTTCAACTGGCTGGTCGACAACTACCAGCGCCTCGCCGACTGGCGCTCATCGGTGCACCGGGTCGGCAGCCTGCTCATCGCGCTCGATGAGCTGGAGGCCAAGGAAAATGCCAAGCCTGGGCCCGCGCAACCTTGATCAATCCCTTGTACCAGTCGAAGGACGCTTTCGGCGTGCGCTTCTGCGTCGGATAATCGATGTAGACGAGTCCGAAGCGCGCGGCATAGCCGCTGTCCCACTCGAAATTGTCGAGCAGCGACCAGACGAAATAGCCGCGGATGTCGGCGCCTTCGGCGGCGGCATCGTTCATCGCGTTGATGTAGCCCTTGAGAAAGGCAATCCGGTCGTTGTCGATCACGGCGCCGGTGATATCCGGCTTGTCATGGCCGCCAAAGCCGTTCTCGGTCACGTAGACGGGTAGACCATAGTCTTTCGTCACGCGCAGGAGGCTGTCGCGAAAGCCGTCCGGTTCGATCGGCCAGTCCATCGGCGTCACCGGAATGCCCGGCGGGCGATCGCCGAAGCCGAACCGGAAGCGTGCGGCGTTGTCGGTGCGCACATAGATCGGGCTGTAGTGGTTGAGGCCGAACCAATCGACCGGACGATGAATCCGCTCGAGATCACCTGGCCGCATGATGGCCTCCATCGCCGGACCCAGCAGTTCGGGATAGCGGCCGAGAAACTGCGGGTCGGGGTAGGCTCTGTTCCAATAGGTGTCCGCCCAGCGCGCGCCGTCCGCATCGGCCGGCGACGACGGCCGGCATGGCTGCACGTTGTGGATCGACCCGAGCGAGCATCCGCCGACGCGCGCGCGCAAGACGTCTACCGCCGCGCCGTGACTGAGGTTCACATGGTGGATGGCGTGGTGCAGTTCCTCGATCGGCGTCTCGTCGCGGTTGCCGCGGCCGAAGCCATAGCCGAACAGCGTAAAGATTGCCGGCTCGTTGAAGGTCGCGAAGCGCTTGACCCGGTCGCCGTAACGATCCGCCACCAGCGCGGCATAGTCGGAGAACCAGCCGACGCTGTCGCGGTTGGTCCAGCCGCCGAGGTCGTCGAGGGCCTGCGGCAGATCCCAATGATAGAGACACAGCCACGGCTCGATGCCGGCCGCGAGCAAGCCGTCGATCAGCCGATCGTAGAAGGCTAGGCCCGGTTCGTTTGCCTGCCCCCGCCCCTGCGGCAAAACGCGCGGCCAGGCGACCGAGAACCGGTAGGCCTGCACGCCGAGCTTCTGCATCAACGCAATGTCTTCGGGATAGCGATGATAATGATCGCACGCCACGTCGCCGGTGTCCTTGCCGGGAATGACGCCGCGCCGCCCGTCGGTGTCCCACACGCTCGGACCGCGCCCATCGACCCGCGTCGCGCCCTCGATCTGAAAGCTGGAGGTCGCGGCACCCCAGATGAACTCCGGACGCAAGGCCGCAATGCGCGGCGCGCCCGGGGCAGTCGGCTCGGGCCCGTTCGTGTCGCCTGCGCTTTTGTCCACTTGCCGTCGCTCCTTGCACGTCGTCGCGATATTGTGTCGCCGGCTCACGACTTTATTGAGACATGTCAATAGATTGCACCGGCAATGCGTCAGTCTACGCAAAAACCATCCGCCGTGAGCAGCCGATGCTGGACAAATGTGTGAGGACCCGTTGGGGCGGTCTGGCCGACGGCCAATTCAGGCCCAACGGCTTTTTCCGGCTGGCGCAAAGCGGCGGCATCTTTTGGCTGGTCGATCCCGACGGCGGCCGCTTTCTCTCGAAGGGTGTCAACACGGTGCGCTTCGATCAGGACGAGGTTCGCGGCACCAAACGTGTTCCTTATGCCGACGCCTGCCTTCGTAGGTACGGGAGCGAGCCGGCCTGGCGCAGCGCGATTGCGCAGCGGCTCACCGGCTGGGGCTTCAACACGCTCGGTTCCTGGTCGGATGAAGGGGTCGCCGCCCATGCGCAACTGGTGCTCACGCCCAACATCGACCTCGGCATGTCCTTCGCCTGGCAGGCCAATGAGCGGGGTGGCCCCAGACAGGAATTCCCGGATGTGTTCGATCCGGCCTTCGAAGCACATGTCATGCGGCGGGCCCGCGACAAGTGTTCGCAACATAGCGGCGACGCCAATATCGTCGGCTGGTTCATCGACAATGAACTGCGCTGGTGTCCCGACTGGCGCGGGCCGGACGATCTCCTGCCGCTGTTTCTCAATCTTTCACCGACCACGCCAGGCCGTGGCGCGGCGCTCGACTTCCTGCGCGGACGCTACGGCGATATGGCCGCCTTCAATGCCGTGTGGCGCACGCGGGCGACGACGTGGGATGCGCTCGGAGCGCTGGACCCTATCGAGCCGGCCTACCGCCGCAAGCCGCCTTACGACCGCAATGCGAGAGATGAGATCATCGCCAACGTCGCCGACCCGCATCGCGCCGCCTTCTTCGCCGATTGCGACGATTTTCTCGCGCTGCTCGCGGAGCGCTATTTCACGCTGACGGCCGCCGCGATCAAAGCCGCGGACCTGCACCATCTCGTGCTCGGCTCGCGCTTCGCCTTCCCGCCCCCCGTCACGGTCATCGAAGCCGCGGCGCGTCACGTCGACGTCATCTCGTTCAACTGCTACGGCCCCGACCCCGATGGCGCCCTCGCCGCTTATGCGCCGACCGGCAAACCGTGCCTGATCGGCGAGTTCTCTTTCCGCGGCGCCGACGCCGGCCTGCCCAACACCAATGGCGCCGGCCCGGTCGTCGCGACACAAACCGAGCGCGCTGCGGCATTCGAGCGCTACGCGACGAAAGCGCTGCGCCATCCGCGCGTCGTCGGCTATCACTGGTTCGAACACGCCGATCAGCCGGCCGAGGGCCGGTTCGACGGCGAGAACTCCAACTTCGGCACCGTCAGCATCGACGACAACGTCTACGAGACGCTCACCGAGGCGATGACGACGTTGAACACGCAAGCCGAGACCATCCACGCCAGCGCGGAGGCCATCGCATGAGCCATCACACCAAGATCGCTTTCCTCGGCGCGACCAGCATGTCGTTCGGCTTGAGCATGTTCCGCGACGTATTCTCGAGCGACGAGTTGCGCGGCTCGACGCTCACCTTGGTCGGGCTGGACCGCGCTCCCTTGGAGAAGATGACGGCGCTCGCGCGCCTATTGAACGAAAAGACTGGCGCCGGCCTTGTCATCGAGCAGACGACCGATCGCCGCGCTGCGCTCGATGGCGCCGGCTTTGTCGTCAACGCCACGGCCATCGACCGCAACCGGCTGTGGAAGCTCGACTTCGAGGTGCCGCGCAAATACGGCATCCGCCACACGCTCGGCGAAAACGGCGGCCCAGGCGGGCTGTTCTTCACGCTCCGCACCTTGCCGCTGGTGTTCGACATCGTACGCGACATGGAAGAATTGTGCCCGAAGGCGCACTTCCTCAACTTCTCCAATCCGGAAAGCCGCATCGTTCTAGCGCTCGGCAAATACAGCAAGATCGCCTCGCTCGGCCTGTGCCACGGCATCTTCATGGGCCAGGGCGATGTCGCCGAAATCCTCGGCCTGCCTTCCGAGGATGTCGACGTCTCCGGCGCCGGCATCAACCATTTCCAATGCCTGACGCAGATCCGCCACCGCAAGACAGGCGAAGACCTCTACCCGCTATTGCGCGAGAAGGAAAAGACGCTCGACCCCGATTTCGCGCCGCTGACGCGGCAACTGTTCCGAGCCTTCGGCTATTGGTTCACCTGCAGCGACGATCATTTAGGGGAATATCTCGCCTTCGGCTGGGAAGCCGGTGAGGACGGCTACGATTTCGAGGAGGATGAGCACGAGCGGACCGCATTCGCCGCGCAGATCGATACGGTACTCGGCGGCGGATCGATCCCGAGCGACTGGCTGACCCCTTCGGGCGAACGCGGCGCGGCCGCCATCGGCGGCATCCTGCACGACAAAAAGCGTGTCATCGAGTCTGGCGTGGTGCCGAACCACGGCACGATTCCCAACCTGCCCTATCACGCGTCCGTTGAAGTGCCGGTAATGGCCGACGCCGCCGGCATTCATCCGATCTCGCTCGGGCCGTTGCCCGATGCGGTCGCCAAGCTGCTGCACACGCCGGTACAAGTGCATGAGCTGGCCGTCGAAGCCGCGGTGCACGGCTCGAAGGAGATCGCCCTCCAGGCTTTGCTGATCGATCCGGTGGTGAATTCGGCCGATGCCGCTGTCAAGCTGCTCGATGAGCTGTGGGAGGTGAACAA from Pseudolabrys taiwanensis includes:
- a CDS encoding SbmA/BacA-like family transporter, giving the protein MRFFDFSAFMFNHKELTERFWHSALLLWRDRKSWAVALGTCLLIIVLLQLVVQVLLNLWNRNFFDALEKRDAATLWYQAKMFVPLAAFSVLLAATSVWARMTAQRGWREALTRRVVGRWLQNDRFRHLNGMVKGTENPEYRIAVDIRVATDAPIDLLLAFVTSLLTAFTFFGVLWTIGGSLAVPVFGVTITIPGYLVIGVILYSGAMSTLMMFVGHHMTGVIERMNQSEAEFRAAADAFRGEKVAEDAKPIDGEKRNALWLRLQAVLLWWREFCWQLVRTTLISHSNFLLAPVVAWLLCVPKYLSGAMTLGELTQSAAAFVTVQSAFNWLVDNYQRLADWRSSVHRVGSLLIALDELEAKENAKPGPAQP
- a CDS encoding GH1 family beta-glucosidase; translation: MDKSAGDTNGPEPTAPGAPRIAALRPEFIWGAATSSFQIEGATRVDGRGPSVWDTDGRRGVIPGKDTGDVACDHYHRYPEDIALMQKLGVQAYRFSVAWPRVLPQGRGQANEPGLAFYDRLIDGLLAAGIEPWLCLYHWDLPQALDDLGGWTNRDSVGWFSDYAALVADRYGDRVKRFATFNEPAIFTLFGYGFGRGNRDETPIEELHHAIHHVNLSHGAAVDVLRARVGGCSLGSIHNVQPCRPSSPADADGARWADTYWNRAYPDPQFLGRYPELLGPAMEAIMRPGDLERIHRPVDWFGLNHYSPIYVRTDNAARFRFGFGDRPPGIPVTPMDWPIEPDGFRDSLLRVTKDYGLPVYVTENGFGGHDKPDITGAVIDNDRIAFLKGYINAMNDAAAEGADIRGYFVWSLLDNFEWDSGYAARFGLVYIDYPTQKRTPKASFDWYKGLIKVARAQAWHFPWPPAHRAR
- a CDS encoding agarase; the encoded protein is MRTRWGGLADGQFRPNGFFRLAQSGGIFWLVDPDGGRFLSKGVNTVRFDQDEVRGTKRVPYADACLRRYGSEPAWRSAIAQRLTGWGFNTLGSWSDEGVAAHAQLVLTPNIDLGMSFAWQANERGGPRQEFPDVFDPAFEAHVMRRARDKCSQHSGDANIVGWFIDNELRWCPDWRGPDDLLPLFLNLSPTTPGRGAALDFLRGRYGDMAAFNAVWRTRATTWDALGALDPIEPAYRRKPPYDRNARDEIIANVADPHRAAFFADCDDFLALLAERYFTLTAAAIKAADLHHLVLGSRFAFPPPVTVIEAAARHVDVISFNCYGPDPDGALAAYAPTGKPCLIGEFSFRGADAGLPNTNGAGPVVATQTERAAAFERYATKALRHPRVVGYHWFEHADQPAEGRFDGENSNFGTVSIDDNVYETLTEAMTTLNTQAETIHASAEAIA
- a CDS encoding alpha-glucosidase/alpha-galactosidase, which codes for MSHHTKIAFLGATSMSFGLSMFRDVFSSDELRGSTLTLVGLDRAPLEKMTALARLLNEKTGAGLVIEQTTDRRAALDGAGFVVNATAIDRNRLWKLDFEVPRKYGIRHTLGENGGPGGLFFTLRTLPLVFDIVRDMEELCPKAHFLNFSNPESRIVLALGKYSKIASLGLCHGIFMGQGDVAEILGLPSEDVDVSGAGINHFQCLTQIRHRKTGEDLYPLLREKEKTLDPDFAPLTRQLFRAFGYWFTCSDDHLGEYLAFGWEAGEDGYDFEEDEHERTAFAAQIDTVLGGGSIPSDWLTPSGERGAAAIGGILHDKKRVIESGVVPNHGTIPNLPYHASVEVPVMADAAGIHPISLGPLPDAVAKLLHTPVQVHELAVEAAVHGSKEIALQALLIDPVVNSADAAVKLLDELWEVNKPYIRACI